In the Streptomyces sp. cg36 genome, one interval contains:
- a CDS encoding YibE/F family protein, producing MTSTEQPHKDAHGHPHAQPHGHSHSHGPAAPVSKHLRKVIAAVLIPFSVAVLVGLAVLWPGGTPAHQRTGVGFDRQTQQAKVTGIQKVDCKSVNAAQAPANGGAPAAGGQAAKEPDQRPCSKATIEVTTGDEKGRTFTEIVQPGAPRQLHKGQGVIVAYAPDAPHDLQYSVTDVNRRVPMALLAGIFALAVVVVGRLRGVMALVALVVSFAVLTLFILPAILQGSNPLLVAVVGASAIMLIALYMCHGLSARTSVAVLGTLVSLVLIGLLGSLFIGWASLTGNTDDNTGLIHGLYPNIDMSGLLLAGVIIGSLGVLDDVTVTQTSAVWELHEANPTMGPRGLYRAGIRIGRDHIASVVNTLVLAYAGAALPLLLLFSIAQSSVGTVANSELVAEEIVRTLVGSIGLVASVPVTTALAALVVSADRPAGGGAPADAGRAALRGGRGRRRKK from the coding sequence GTGACGTCAACAGAGCAGCCCCACAAAGACGCCCACGGACACCCGCACGCACAGCCTCACGGGCACAGCCACAGCCACGGCCCGGCAGCGCCCGTCTCTAAGCATCTCCGCAAGGTGATCGCCGCCGTGCTGATCCCGTTCTCGGTGGCGGTGCTGGTGGGGCTGGCCGTCCTGTGGCCCGGCGGAACCCCCGCGCACCAGCGCACCGGGGTCGGTTTCGACCGCCAGACCCAGCAGGCCAAAGTCACCGGCATCCAGAAGGTGGACTGCAAGTCGGTCAACGCCGCCCAGGCTCCCGCGAACGGCGGCGCCCCGGCCGCCGGGGGGCAGGCGGCCAAGGAGCCCGATCAGCGTCCGTGCTCCAAGGCGACGATCGAGGTCACCACCGGCGACGAGAAGGGCCGCACCTTCACGGAGATCGTGCAGCCCGGCGCCCCGCGCCAACTCCACAAGGGGCAGGGCGTGATCGTGGCGTACGCCCCCGACGCCCCCCACGATCTCCAGTACTCGGTGACGGATGTGAACCGCCGGGTCCCGATGGCGCTGCTCGCGGGCATCTTCGCGCTCGCCGTCGTGGTCGTGGGGCGGCTGCGCGGGGTGATGGCGCTGGTCGCCCTCGTCGTCTCGTTCGCCGTACTGACGCTGTTCATCCTGCCCGCGATCCTCCAGGGCTCGAATCCGCTGCTGGTGGCGGTGGTCGGGGCGAGCGCGATCATGCTGATCGCGCTGTACATGTGCCATGGGCTCTCGGCGCGCACCTCGGTCGCCGTGCTGGGCACCCTGGTCTCGCTCGTCCTGATCGGGCTGCTGGGATCGCTCTTCATCGGCTGGGCCTCGCTGACCGGCAACACCGACGACAACACCGGTCTGATCCACGGCCTCTACCCGAACATCGACATGTCCGGTCTGCTGCTGGCGGGCGTCATCATCGGCTCGCTCGGTGTCCTCGACGACGTGACGGTCACCCAGACCTCCGCGGTGTGGGAGCTCCACGAGGCCAACCCGACGATGGGCCCGCGCGGGCTGTACCGGGCGGGCATCCGGATCGGCCGCGACCACATCGCCTCCGTGGTGAACACCCTCGTGCTGGCGTACGCGGGCGCCGCGCTGCCGCTTCTGCTGCTGTTCTCGATCGCGCAGAGCAGTGTGGGGACGGTGGCCAACAGCGAGCTGGTCGCGGAGGAGATCGTGCGCACGCTGGTGGGCTCGATCGGTCTGGTGGCCTCGGTCCCGGTGACCACGGCGCTCGCCGCGCTGGTGGTCTCCGCCGACCGCCCGGCCGGCGGGGGCGCTCCGGCCGACGCGGGGCGGGCCGCGCTGCGGGGTGGTCGGGGCAGGCGCCGCAAGAAGTAG
- the hisC gene encoding histidinol-phosphate transaminase, which produces MSETSPKLRAELDGIPTYKPGKPASADGPVAYKLSSNENPYPPLPGVMESAIAAAGTFNRYPDMACTGLMNELADRFGVPVSHLATGTGSVGVAQSLLQATSGPGDEVIYAWRSFEAYPIITQISGATSVRVPLTSGEVHDLDAMADAITERTRLIFVCNPNNPTGTVVRRAELERFLDRVPSDVLVVLDEAYREFIRDADVPDGIEIYRDRPNVAVLRTFSKAYGLAGLRVGFAVAHEPVAAALRKTAVPFGVSQLAQDAAVASLRAEDELLGRVGSLVGERARVYEGLVGQGWTVPETQANFVWLRLGERTVAFAQACEAAGVVVRPFAGEGVRVTIGETEANDLFLKVAEGFRKAG; this is translated from the coding sequence GTGAGCGAGACGAGCCCCAAGCTGCGCGCCGAGCTGGACGGCATCCCCACCTACAAGCCGGGCAAGCCCGCGTCCGCCGACGGCCCGGTCGCGTACAAGCTGTCCTCCAACGAGAACCCGTACCCGCCGCTGCCGGGCGTGATGGAGAGCGCCATCGCCGCCGCCGGGACGTTCAACCGCTACCCGGACATGGCCTGCACCGGTCTCATGAACGAGCTGGCCGACCGCTTCGGGGTGCCGGTCTCCCACCTCGCCACCGGCACCGGCTCGGTCGGCGTGGCCCAGTCGCTGCTCCAGGCCACCTCGGGCCCCGGCGACGAGGTCATCTACGCCTGGCGCTCCTTCGAGGCGTACCCGATCATCACCCAGATCAGCGGCGCGACCTCCGTGCGGGTGCCGCTGACCTCGGGCGAGGTGCACGACCTGGACGCGATGGCCGACGCGATCACCGAGCGGACCCGGCTGATCTTCGTCTGCAACCCGAACAACCCGACCGGGACGGTGGTGCGCCGGGCCGAGCTGGAACGATTCCTCGACCGGGTGCCCTCCGATGTGCTGGTCGTCCTGGACGAGGCGTACCGCGAGTTCATCCGCGACGCGGACGTGCCGGACGGGATCGAGATCTACCGCGACCGCCCCAATGTGGCCGTGCTGCGGACCTTCTCCAAGGCGTACGGGCTCGCCGGGCTGCGGGTCGGCTTCGCCGTCGCCCACGAGCCGGTGGCGGCGGCGCTGCGCAAGACCGCCGTCCCGTTCGGCGTCAGCCAGCTGGCCCAGGACGCGGCGGTCGCCTCGCTGCGCGCCGAGGACGAACTGCTCGGCCGCGTCGGCTCGTTGGTGGGCGAGCGCGCCCGGGTGTACGAGGGGCTCGTCGGCCAGGGCTGGACCGTGCCCGAGACGCAGGCGAACTTCGTCTGGCTGCGGCTGGGCGAGCGCACGGTCGCGTTCGCCCAGGCGTGCGAGGCGGCCGGTGTGGTGGTCCGGCCGTTCGCGGGCGAGGGCGTGCGCGTCACGATCGGCGAGACCGAGGCCAACGATCTCTTCCTGAAGGTGGCCGAGGGCTTCCGCAAGGCGGGCTGA
- a CDS encoding cyclophilin-like fold protein, producing MQIRISWPAGQLTATLEETPTSTALAGALPIVSTARTWGEEVYFDTPVSPALEAGARQVVEPGTVAFWTEGDALALPYGPTPISRGDECRLASPCNVLGRIDGDARALATVRAGDTIRVDRVGGA from the coding sequence ATGCAGATACGGATCTCATGGCCCGCCGGGCAGCTGACCGCCACCCTTGAGGAGACCCCCACGAGCACGGCGCTCGCGGGGGCGCTTCCGATCGTCTCCACCGCCCGCACCTGGGGCGAGGAGGTCTATTTCGACACCCCGGTCTCCCCCGCCCTCGAAGCGGGAGCGCGCCAGGTGGTCGAGCCGGGCACGGTCGCGTTCTGGACCGAGGGCGACGCCCTGGCCCTGCCGTACGGCCCCACGCCCATCTCGCGCGGCGACGAATGCCGCCTCGCGAGCCCGTGCAACGTCCTCGGGCGGATCGACGGCGACGCCCGGGCGCTCGCCACGGTCCGCGCGGGCGACACGATCCGGGTGGACCGCGTCGGGGGCGCCTGA
- the thiC gene encoding phosphomethylpyrimidine synthase ThiC, translated as MTIQDARTPASSQNEAGKSIGWHKGYVEGSRPDLRVPVRQVHLTNGKDVTLYDTSGPYTDPNIETDVRRGLAPLRENWIIARGDTEEYAGRPVRPEDDGIKHTSPRGGLKNLDAVFPGRPRQPRRGRGGQAVTQLAYARRGEITPEMEYVAIRENVAPEVVREEIAAGRAVLPANVNHPEIEPMIIGKRFLVKVNANIGNSAVTSSIEEEVDKMTWATRWGADTVMDLSTGRNIHTTREWVLRNSPVPIGTVPLYQALEKVDGRAEELTWDIYKDTVIEQAEQGVDYMTVHAGVLLRYVPLTARRKTGIVSRGGSIMAAWCLAHHKESFLYENFEELCEILAAYDVTYSLGDGLRPGSIADANDEAQFAELRTLGELNSIAKRHNVQTMIEGPGHVPMHKIKENIDLQQEICEEAPFYTLGPLTTDVAPAYDHITSGIGAAMIAWWGTAMLCYVTPKEHLGLPNRDDVKTGVITYKIAAHAADLAKGHPGAQDWDDALSDARFEFRWEDQFNLALDPDTAREFHDETLPAEPAKTAHFCSMCGPKFCSMKISQDIRREHGGDLAAGDIEAGMAEKSAEFAAAGNRVYLPIAE; from the coding sequence ATGACCATTCAGGACGCACGCACGCCTGCCTCCAGCCAGAACGAGGCCGGGAAGTCCATCGGTTGGCACAAGGGATACGTCGAGGGCTCGCGCCCCGACCTCCGGGTGCCGGTCCGCCAGGTGCACCTCACCAACGGCAAGGACGTCACGCTGTACGACACGTCCGGGCCGTACACCGACCCGAACATCGAGACGGACGTCCGCCGCGGCCTCGCCCCGCTCCGCGAGAACTGGATCATCGCGCGTGGCGACACCGAGGAGTACGCCGGGCGCCCGGTGCGCCCCGAGGACGACGGCATCAAGCACACCTCGCCGCGCGGTGGCCTCAAGAACCTCGACGCGGTCTTCCCGGGCCGCCCGCGCCAGCCGCGCCGGGGCCGGGGCGGCCAGGCCGTCACCCAGCTCGCCTACGCCCGCCGGGGCGAGATCACCCCGGAGATGGAGTACGTCGCGATCCGGGAGAACGTGGCGCCCGAGGTCGTGCGCGAGGAGATCGCGGCCGGTCGCGCGGTGCTGCCCGCCAACGTCAACCACCCCGAGATCGAGCCGATGATCATCGGCAAGCGGTTCCTGGTGAAGGTCAACGCCAACATCGGCAACTCCGCCGTCACCTCCTCCATCGAGGAGGAGGTCGACAAGATGACCTGGGCCACCCGCTGGGGTGCCGACACGGTCATGGACCTCTCGACCGGCCGCAACATCCACACCACCCGCGAGTGGGTGCTGCGCAACTCCCCCGTCCCGATCGGGACCGTGCCGCTCTACCAGGCGCTGGAGAAGGTCGACGGCCGTGCCGAGGAGCTGACCTGGGACATCTACAAGGACACGGTCATCGAGCAGGCCGAGCAGGGCGTCGACTACATGACGGTCCACGCGGGCGTGCTCCTGCGGTACGTGCCGCTCACCGCCCGTCGCAAGACCGGCATCGTCTCGCGCGGCGGCTCGATCATGGCCGCCTGGTGCCTCGCGCACCACAAGGAGTCGTTCCTGTACGAGAACTTCGAGGAGCTGTGCGAGATCCTCGCGGCCTACGACGTCACGTACTCGCTGGGCGACGGTCTGCGGCCCGGCTCCATCGCGGACGCCAACGACGAGGCGCAGTTCGCCGAGCTGCGCACCCTCGGTGAGCTCAACAGCATCGCCAAGCGCCACAACGTGCAGACGATGATCGAGGGCCCGGGCCATGTCCCGATGCACAAGATCAAGGAGAACATCGACCTCCAGCAGGAGATCTGCGAGGAGGCCCCGTTCTACACGCTCGGCCCGCTCACCACGGACGTCGCCCCGGCGTACGACCACATCACCTCGGGCATCGGCGCGGCGATGATCGCCTGGTGGGGCACCGCGATGCTCTGCTACGTCACGCCCAAGGAGCACCTGGGCCTGCCCAACCGCGACGACGTGAAGACCGGTGTCATCACCTACAAGATCGCGGCGCACGCGGCCGACCTCGCCAAGGGGCACCCGGGTGCACAGGACTGGGACGACGCGCTCTCGGACGCCCGCTTCGAGTTCCGCTGGGAGGACCAGTTCAACCTGGCGCTCGACCCGGACACCGCCCGGGAGTTCCACGACGAGACGCTGCCCGCCGAGCCGGCGAAGACCGCGCACTTCTGCTCCATGTGCGGTCCCAAGTTCTGCTCGATGAAGATCTCGCAGGACATCCGGCGGGAACACGGTGGCGATCTGGCGGCCGGTGACATCGAGGCCGGAATGGCGGAGAAGTCCGCGGAGTTCGCCGCCGCGGGCAACCGGGTCTATCTGCCGATCGCCGAGTGA
- a CDS encoding SsgA family sporulation/cell division regulator, translated as MRESVLAEVMMSFLVSEELSFRIPVELMYRADDPYAVRMTFHLPGDEPVTWAFGRELLLDGINGPSGDGDVHIAPTRPEELSDVHIRLQVGGEKAVFRAGAGPLVAFLDRTDKLVPLGQERALGDFDDHLDEALGRILAEEQNAG; from the coding sequence ATGCGAGAGTCGGTCCTGGCAGAGGTCATGATGAGCTTCCTCGTCTCCGAGGAGCTCTCCTTCAGGATCCCGGTGGAACTCATGTACCGCGCCGACGATCCCTATGCCGTCCGGATGACCTTTCACCTCCCCGGCGACGAGCCCGTGACCTGGGCTTTCGGGCGCGAACTGCTGCTCGACGGCATCAACGGCCCCAGCGGTGACGGGGATGTGCACATCGCGCCAACCCGCCCCGAGGAACTGTCGGACGTCCACATCCGCCTCCAGGTCGGCGGCGAGAAGGCCGTCTTCCGCGCGGGCGCGGGTCCTCTGGTGGCCTTCCTCGACCGTACGGACAAGCTCGTACCGCTCGGCCAGGAGCGCGCGCTCGGCGACTTCGACGACCATCTGGACGAGGCCCTCGGCCGGATCCTCGCCGAGGAGCAGAACGCGGGCTGA
- a CDS encoding DUF5326 family protein has protein sequence MAAREIFTGMPWWVKWVAVPVIALVVFGGLIASVVGFLFGLLFKVLVFVALVGGLIYVVRRFMSSSSSRGDW, from the coding sequence ATGGCCGCACGGGAGATATTCACGGGGATGCCCTGGTGGGTGAAGTGGGTCGCCGTGCCCGTCATCGCGCTGGTCGTGTTCGGCGGGCTGATCGCCAGCGTGGTCGGATTCCTCTTCGGACTCCTCTTCAAGGTCCTGGTCTTCGTGGCTCTGGTCGGTGGTCTGATCTACGTGGTGCGCCGGTTCATGTCGTCCTCGTCCTCGCGGGGCGACTGGTAG
- a CDS encoding metallophosphoesterase, whose amino-acid sequence MTQGAGQGPVRTDTLRDFRVPPYAQTPAHTAQVPAPPPPVDIPSQADPHHLVAVPAAPAHPVQAYPADIHPGNAYPDDEPPEGYTPTARDLPVINRGDTVQVPVQTEPAPAPVADGLGPLFVVGDVHGYLDELVAALREQGLIDAEGNWAAGNARLWFLGDFTDRGPDGIGVIDLVMRLSAEAAAAGGYCKALMGNHELLLIGAKRFGDTPVNSGAGTATFQAAWLLNGGQKADMDRLQDVHLQWMSRLDAIEQEDGHLLMHSDTTAYLDYGDSIEAVNDTVHALLTRNDADECWDLFRKFTKRFAFRDESGPQAARELLAAYGGRRVVHGHSPIPYLLGEVGTEDGEEDSRPIVEGPHVYADGLAIAMDGGVTMAGKLLVVRLPLHD is encoded by the coding sequence ATGACTCAGGGGGCCGGTCAGGGACCCGTGCGGACGGACACGTTGCGTGACTTCCGGGTACCTCCGTACGCGCAGACTCCCGCGCACACCGCGCAGGTTCCCGCGCCGCCCCCGCCCGTCGACATCCCGTCGCAGGCGGACCCGCACCACCTCGTGGCCGTACCCGCGGCCCCGGCGCATCCGGTCCAGGCGTACCCCGCGGACATCCACCCGGGGAACGCCTATCCGGACGACGAGCCGCCCGAGGGCTACACCCCCACCGCGCGCGACCTCCCGGTGATCAACCGGGGGGACACCGTGCAGGTGCCGGTGCAGACCGAGCCCGCCCCGGCGCCCGTCGCCGACGGCCTCGGGCCGCTCTTCGTCGTGGGCGACGTCCACGGCTACCTCGACGAACTCGTGGCCGCACTGCGCGAACAGGGGCTGATCGACGCCGAGGGCAACTGGGCCGCGGGCAACGCCCGTCTCTGGTTCCTCGGCGACTTCACCGACCGGGGCCCCGACGGCATCGGCGTCATCGACCTGGTGATGCGGCTGTCCGCCGAGGCCGCCGCCGCCGGCGGCTACTGCAAGGCCCTCATGGGCAACCACGAGCTGCTGCTGATCGGGGCCAAGCGCTTCGGCGACACCCCGGTCAACTCCGGTGCGGGGACCGCCACGTTCCAGGCCGCCTGGCTGCTCAACGGCGGCCAGAAGGCCGACATGGACCGCCTCCAGGACGTCCACCTCCAGTGGATGTCCCGCCTCGACGCGATCGAGCAGGAGGACGGGCATCTCCTGATGCACTCCGACACCACCGCATACCTGGACTACGGCGACTCCATCGAAGCGGTCAACGACACCGTCCACGCGCTGCTCACCCGCAACGACGCCGACGAGTGCTGGGACCTCTTCCGCAAGTTCACCAAGCGCTTCGCCTTCCGCGACGAGTCCGGCCCCCAGGCCGCCCGCGAACTGCTCGCGGCCTACGGCGGGCGGCGGGTGGTCCACGGCCACAGCCCGATCCCCTACCTCCTGGGCGAAGTCGGCACCGAAGACGGCGAGGAAGACTCGCGTCCGATCGTGGAGGGTCCGCATGTGTACGCGGACGGTCTGGCCATCGCGATGGACGGAGGGGTGACCATGGCCGGAAAACTGCTGGTCGTACGGTTGCCTCTGCATGACTGA
- a CDS encoding cystathionine gamma-lyase: MNPAPATGDGTRAVRAGLPDPVPYEPALPGPVFAAHFHLPGEATGPYTYGRDTNPTWTHLERALAELESPGVPAEAIVFASGMAAISAVLLSHARVGDAVVLPDDGYQALALIREQLAAYGVEVRTAPTADDAQLSVLDGAALLWIETPSNPGLDVCDIERLSRAAHGTGALVAVDNTLATPLGQRPLELGADFAVASGTKGLTGHGDLLLGYVVCRDPELAARVRKWRKVVGAIPGPMEAWLAHRSLATLQLRADRQSANALALAEALCERPEVSGVRHPGLPSDPAHRQAAAQMRRFGCVVSFELPDRAHAERFLAALRLVDDATSFGGVRSTAERRGRWGGDKVAEGFVRFSAGAEDTVDLITDVLRALDEAGRPDGA, translated from the coding sequence ATGAACCCCGCACCGGCCACGGGCGACGGCACCCGTGCGGTGCGGGCCGGTCTGCCCGACCCGGTGCCGTACGAACCCGCGCTGCCGGGGCCGGTGTTCGCCGCGCACTTCCATCTGCCCGGCGAGGCCACGGGTCCCTACACCTACGGCCGGGACACCAATCCGACCTGGACCCATCTGGAACGGGCCCTCGCCGAGCTGGAGTCCCCCGGCGTGCCCGCCGAGGCGATCGTGTTCGCCTCCGGCATGGCCGCGATCTCCGCGGTGCTGCTCTCCCACGCGCGCGTGGGCGACGCCGTGGTCCTGCCGGACGACGGCTACCAGGCGCTCGCCCTGATACGCGAGCAACTGGCCGCGTACGGCGTGGAGGTGCGCACCGCGCCGACCGCCGACGACGCCCAGCTGTCCGTCCTGGACGGCGCCGCGCTGCTGTGGATCGAGACGCCTTCCAACCCGGGCCTGGACGTCTGCGACATCGAGCGCCTCAGCCGGGCCGCCCACGGGACGGGCGCGCTGGTCGCGGTCGACAACACGCTGGCCACCCCGCTCGGCCAGCGCCCGCTGGAACTCGGCGCGGACTTCGCGGTGGCCAGCGGCACCAAGGGCCTCACCGGCCACGGCGATCTGCTGCTCGGCTATGTGGTCTGCCGGGATCCCGAGCTCGCCGCGCGCGTACGCAAGTGGCGCAAGGTCGTCGGAGCGATCCCCGGGCCGATGGAGGCATGGCTGGCCCACCGCTCGCTCGCCACGCTCCAGCTGCGTGCGGACCGGCAGTCGGCCAACGCGCTGGCGCTGGCCGAGGCCCTGTGCGAGCGGCCCGAGGTGAGCGGGGTGCGCCATCCCGGACTGCCGTCCGACCCGGCCCACCGGCAGGCCGCCGCGCAGATGCGCCGCTTCGGCTGTGTGGTCTCGTTCGAGCTGCCCGACCGCGCCCACGCGGAGCGGTTCCTGGCGGCGCTGCGGCTGGTGGACGACGCCACCAGCTTCGGCGGGGTCCGCTCCACCGCCGAGCGGCGCGGTCGCTGGGGCGGCGACAAGGTCGCGGAGGGCTTCGTCCGCTTCTCCGCGGGCGCCGAGGACACCGTCGACCTGATCACAGATGTGCTGCGCGCGCTGGACGAGGCGGGACGGCCGGACGGGGCGTGA
- a CDS encoding IclR family transcriptional regulator, whose translation MIGSVQRALRLLEAVGAHPDGAPAKQLAREAGLPLPTAYHLLRTLTHEGYLRREHGVFVFGEAAERLASGGALQNRRSKISRSLAEWRDAIGVPIYFAVYREGEIEIAGVADTPSAPAVDEWADFRETGHAHAIGQCLLSQLDEKSREDHLARHPVRAITPYSVRDRRALLDRLAATERMQPVIERQEYALGTVCAAIPITAGSGAATMALSLPLHQQERLLPAIEQLRGEVGKLLSSLAFSISI comes from the coding sequence TTGATCGGTTCGGTCCAGCGGGCGCTGCGCCTGCTGGAGGCCGTGGGCGCCCATCCGGACGGTGCTCCCGCCAAACAGCTGGCGCGGGAGGCGGGGCTTCCGCTCCCCACCGCGTACCACCTGCTGCGCACGCTGACCCATGAGGGCTATCTGCGCAGGGAGCACGGAGTGTTCGTGTTCGGTGAGGCGGCGGAGCGGCTGGCCAGCGGCGGAGCACTGCAGAATCGTCGCAGCAAGATCAGTAGATCGCTCGCGGAGTGGCGTGACGCCATCGGCGTGCCCATCTACTTCGCGGTCTACCGCGAGGGCGAGATCGAGATCGCGGGAGTGGCCGACACGCCGTCGGCGCCCGCCGTGGACGAGTGGGCCGACTTCCGGGAGACCGGGCACGCGCACGCCATCGGACAGTGCCTGCTGAGCCAGCTCGACGAGAAGTCCCGCGAGGACCATCTGGCCCGCCATCCCGTCCGCGCGATCACGCCCTACTCGGTACGCGACCGAAGGGCCCTGCTCGACCGCCTCGCGGCTACGGAGCGTATGCAACCTGTCATTGAACGGCAGGAATATGCCCTCGGTACGGTCTGTGCCGCGATCCCCATCACGGCCGGCTCCGGGGCCGCCACCATGGCCCTCTCCCTCCCCCTCCACCAGCAAGAACGCCTTCTTCCCGCGATCGAGCAGCTGCGCGGCGAGGTGGGGAAACTGCTCAGTTCACTCGCGTTCTCTATCAGTATCTGA
- a CDS encoding LysR family transcriptional regulator produces the protein MDLALLRTFVTVHRAGSFTRAAALLGLSQPAVTSQIRTLERQLGRPLFLRQARGVTPTTVGDELAQRAAPHLDALVEIAESGLYGESGVRTLHLAGPPEFTSLRALPALTSLVPQGLALRTSFGNAEETLEGLAAGHHDLAIATARPRGRLLSATPLCDEEHVLVAGVRWAARVAPGMLRRKGPGVLEHIPVVEVHESLPLVSRYWAAVFDTKPTTAGTVIAPDLRAVLETVTAGAGLAVLPRYLCEQALERGEVVALLDPPVPPLRTYFLAVRTGTLALPYIARAQEWLLRAAVDWS, from the coding sequence ATGGACCTCGCCCTGCTGCGTACGTTCGTGACGGTGCACCGGGCAGGTTCCTTCACCCGGGCCGCTGCCTTGCTCGGGCTCTCCCAGCCCGCCGTGACCAGCCAGATACGCACGCTGGAACGGCAACTGGGCCGCCCGCTGTTCCTGCGCCAGGCGCGCGGGGTGACCCCCACGACCGTCGGCGACGAGCTGGCCCAGCGGGCCGCCCCGCATCTGGACGCGCTCGTCGAGATCGCCGAGTCCGGGCTGTACGGGGAGTCGGGGGTGCGCACCCTGCATCTCGCCGGGCCGCCGGAGTTCACCTCGCTGCGCGCGCTGCCCGCCCTGACCTCGCTCGTTCCCCAGGGGCTGGCGCTGCGCACCTCCTTCGGCAACGCCGAGGAGACCCTGGAGGGCCTGGCCGCGGGCCACCACGACCTGGCCATCGCCACCGCCCGCCCGCGCGGCCGGCTGCTCAGTGCCACCCCGCTCTGCGACGAGGAGCACGTCCTGGTGGCCGGGGTGCGCTGGGCGGCGAGGGTCGCCCCGGGAATGCTCCGGCGCAAGGGACCCGGCGTACTGGAGCACATCCCCGTGGTGGAGGTCCATGAGTCGCTGCCGCTCGTCTCGCGCTACTGGGCGGCGGTCTTCGACACCAAGCCGACCACCGCGGGCACGGTGATCGCACCCGATCTGCGGGCGGTCCTGGAGACGGTCACGGCGGGCGCCGGACTGGCCGTGCTGCCGCGCTATCTGTGCGAGCAGGCGCTGGAGCGGGGCGAGGTCGTCGCGCTGCTCGACCCGCCGGTGCCCCCGCTGCGGACCTACTTCCTGGCGGTGCGCACCGGCACCCTGGCCCTGCCCTACATCGCGCGCGCCCAGGAGTGGCTGCTGCGCGCCGCCGTCGACTGGAGCTGA
- a CDS encoding NUDIX domain-containing protein has translation MTVRPVVKRTARAVLLDGDDLILIKRTKPGVDPYWLTPGGGVEPEDSTVVEALHREVHEELGAKITDVVPCFVDTVEHIGADGGATGVKVQHFFVCRLESMDVALRHGPEVDEPCGEYEIVRIPFTRVGIASVHLVPLSLRHYLDGNIEGVRAMHAPDLG, from the coding sequence ATGACCGTCCGACCCGTGGTCAAGCGCACCGCACGAGCCGTCCTCCTGGACGGCGACGACCTGATCCTGATCAAGCGCACCAAGCCCGGCGTCGATCCGTACTGGCTGACCCCCGGTGGCGGCGTCGAACCGGAGGACTCCACCGTCGTCGAGGCCCTGCACCGCGAGGTGCACGAGGAACTCGGCGCGAAGATCACCGACGTGGTCCCCTGCTTCGTCGACACCGTCGAGCACATCGGCGCCGACGGCGGGGCCACCGGGGTGAAGGTGCAGCACTTCTTCGTCTGCCGCCTCGAATCCATGGACGTTGCCCTGCGGCACGGCCCGGAGGTGGACGAGCCCTGCGGCGAGTACGAGATCGTCCGCATCCCGTTCACCCGCGTGGGCATCGCCTCCGTCCATCTGGTGCCACTGTCGCTGCGGCACTACCTGGACGGCAACATCGAGGGCGTACGCGCCATGCACGCGCCCGACCTGGGCTGA
- a CDS encoding cupin domain-containing protein, translating to MKEFRLDELEAERAANDGAYLQFLRERNMSAGLYALDAGAMDTQSPHSQDEIYFVVSGRASITVGLETTQVARGSVVYVPAGTAHRFHHIVEDLRVLVVFSPPES from the coding sequence ATGAAGGAATTCCGGCTTGACGAACTGGAGGCGGAGCGCGCCGCCAACGACGGCGCGTACCTGCAGTTTCTGCGGGAGAGGAACATGTCGGCCGGCCTCTACGCGCTGGACGCCGGTGCCATGGACACCCAGAGCCCGCACAGCCAGGACGAGATCTATTTCGTGGTGAGCGGCCGGGCCTCGATCACGGTCGGGCTGGAGACGACGCAGGTGGCCCGGGGCAGTGTGGTCTACGTCCCGGCCGGGACCGCGCACCGGTTCCACCACATCGTCGAGGACCTGCGGGTTCTGGTCGTCTTCTCTCCCCCTGAGAGCTGA
- a CDS encoding phage holin family protein codes for MKNFVVKTLANAAALAVAIWLVQDITLTGDSTGKKALTLILVALVFGVVNFVVKPVVKLLSFPLFILTLGLITFVINALMLLLTSWLAGKLSLDFHVEGFWTALLGGLIISIVSWALHIVLPDDED; via the coding sequence ATGAAGAATTTCGTAGTCAAGACGCTCGCGAACGCGGCGGCCCTCGCCGTCGCCATCTGGCTGGTTCAGGACATCACCCTCACCGGTGACAGCACGGGCAAGAAGGCCCTGACACTGATCCTGGTGGCGCTGGTCTTCGGCGTGGTGAACTTCGTCGTCAAGCCGGTGGTGAAGCTCCTCTCCTTCCCGCTGTTCATCCTGACGCTCGGGCTGATCACGTTCGTCATCAACGCCCTGATGCTGCTGCTGACCTCATGGCTGGCCGGGAAGCTCAGCCTCGACTTCCATGTGGAGGGCTTCTGGACCGCGCTGCTCGGCGGTCTGATCATCTCGATCGTTTCCTGGGCGCTGCACATCGTCCTGCCCGACGACGAGGACTGA